From the genome of Rhineura floridana isolate rRhiFlo1 chromosome 7, rRhiFlo1.hap2, whole genome shotgun sequence, one region includes:
- the MLF1 gene encoding myeloid leukemia factor 1 isoform X5 has translation MFGGLSRVFEEDPFFRDPIAAHNDHMRRFFSEPFGRDPFLAIKDGGEGALDQRRCPDSRIALRDNHKNMDFRDHFSAVDRMMSNMRHGGMMELHRNFDKMALDPNAHSFSSSSVMTYSKKGDEPPKVFQASAQTRVAPGGIKETRKALKDSESGLEKLSIGHHIQDRAHVIQKAKNNKTGDEELNQEFVNLDEAEAHAFDEQWQKEILGFKPSGTRHNIDAPGHRSIHHVSKEDATRREKTHSRRAIEGPRRPKSSVEKLNIKGSHVPLKTSKK, from the exons ATGTTCGGGGGGCTGTCCAGAGTCTTCGAGGAGGATCCCTTTTTTCg AGATCCAATTGCTGCACACAATGATCACATGCGTCgtttcttttctgaaccttttgggCGAGATCCATTTCTTGCAATTAAAGATGGAGGAGAAGGCGCTCTAGATCAAAGACGATGTCCTGATTCTCGGATTGCTTTGAGGGACAATCACAAG AACATGGATTTCAGGGATCATTTCTCTGCAGTGGACAGAATGATGTCAAACATGAGACATGGTGGTATGATGGAACTGCACAGGAATTTT GATAAAATGGCACTTGATCCAAATGCGCACTCATTCAGTTCTTCCTCAGTGATGACTTATTCCAAGAAGGGTGATGAACCTCCAAAGGTTTTCCAGGCTTCGGCTCAGACACGTGTGGCTCCAGGGGGG attAAAGAAACCAGAAAAGCACTTAAAGATTCTGAAAGTGGGCTCGAAAAATTATCTATTGGTCATCACATTCAGGATCGTGCTCATGTCATTCAGAAGGCAAAGAACAACAAAACTGGTGATGAAGAACTGAATCAAGAATTTGTCAATTTAGATGAAG CTGAAGCCCATGCATTTGATGAACAATGGCAGAAGGAGATTCTGGGGTTCAAGCCCTCAGGAACAAGGCACAATATAGATGCACCAGGACATAGAAGTATCCATCATGTAAGCAAGGAAGATGCAACAAGGAG AGAGAAGACCCACTCAAGGAGAGCCATCGAGGGACCCAGGAGGCCTAAATCTTCTGTGGAGAAGCTCAATATCAAGGGATCACATGTTCCTCTCAAAACCAGCAAAAAATAA
- the MLF1 gene encoding myeloid leukemia factor 1 isoform X2, which yields MFGGLSRVFEEDPFFRDPIAAHNDHMRRFFSEPFGRDPFLAIKDGGEGALDQRRCPDSRIALRDNHKAMSCSLMPFGCFGGMAMSFPLIPFGCFGGMNMDFRDHFSAVDRMMSNMRHGGMMELHRNFDKMALDPNAHSFSSSSVMTYSKKGDEPPKVFQASAQTRVAPGGIKETRKALKDSESGLEKLSIGHHIQDRAHVIQKAKNNKTGDEELNQEFVNLDEAEAHAFDEQWQKEILGFKPSGTRHNIDAPGHRSIHHVSKEDATRREKTHSRRAIEGPRRPKSSVEKLNIKGSHVPLKTSKK from the exons ATGTTCGGGGGGCTGTCCAGAGTCTTCGAGGAGGATCCCTTTTTTCg AGATCCAATTGCTGCACACAATGATCACATGCGTCgtttcttttctgaaccttttgggCGAGATCCATTTCTTGCAATTAAAGATGGAGGAGAAGGCGCTCTAGATCAAAGACGATGTCCTGATTCTCGGATTGCTTTGAGGGACAATCACAAG GCAATGAGCTGTTCCCTTATGCCTTTTGGCTGTTTTGGTGGCATG GCCATGAGTTTTCCCCTTATTCCTTTTGGCTGTTTTGGTGGCATG AACATGGATTTCAGGGATCATTTCTCTGCAGTGGACAGAATGATGTCAAACATGAGACATGGTGGTATGATGGAACTGCACAGGAATTTT GATAAAATGGCACTTGATCCAAATGCGCACTCATTCAGTTCTTCCTCAGTGATGACTTATTCCAAGAAGGGTGATGAACCTCCAAAGGTTTTCCAGGCTTCGGCTCAGACACGTGTGGCTCCAGGGGGG attAAAGAAACCAGAAAAGCACTTAAAGATTCTGAAAGTGGGCTCGAAAAATTATCTATTGGTCATCACATTCAGGATCGTGCTCATGTCATTCAGAAGGCAAAGAACAACAAAACTGGTGATGAAGAACTGAATCAAGAATTTGTCAATTTAGATGAAG CTGAAGCCCATGCATTTGATGAACAATGGCAGAAGGAGATTCTGGGGTTCAAGCCCTCAGGAACAAGGCACAATATAGATGCACCAGGACATAGAAGTATCCATCATGTAAGCAAGGAAGATGCAACAAGGAG AGAGAAGACCCACTCAAGGAGAGCCATCGAGGGACCCAGGAGGCCTAAATCTTCTGTGGAGAAGCTCAATATCAAGGGATCACATGTTCCTCTCAAAACCAGCAAAAAATAA
- the MLF1 gene encoding myeloid leukemia factor 1 isoform X4: MFGGLSRVFEEDPFFRDPIAAHNDHMRRFFSEPFGRDPFLAIKDGGEGALDQRRCPDSRIALRDNHKAMSCSLMPFGCFGGMNMDFRDHFSAVDRMMSNMRHGGMMELHRNFDKMALDPNAHSFSSSSVMTYSKKGDEPPKVFQASAQTRVAPGGIKETRKALKDSESGLEKLSIGHHIQDRAHVIQKAKNNKTGDEELNQEFVNLDEAEAHAFDEQWQKEILGFKPSGTRHNIDAPGHRSIHHVSKEDATRREKTHSRRAIEGPRRPKSSVEKLNIKGSHVPLKTSKK; encoded by the exons ATGTTCGGGGGGCTGTCCAGAGTCTTCGAGGAGGATCCCTTTTTTCg AGATCCAATTGCTGCACACAATGATCACATGCGTCgtttcttttctgaaccttttgggCGAGATCCATTTCTTGCAATTAAAGATGGAGGAGAAGGCGCTCTAGATCAAAGACGATGTCCTGATTCTCGGATTGCTTTGAGGGACAATCACAAG GCAATGAGCTGTTCCCTTATGCCTTTTGGCTGTTTTGGTGGCATG AACATGGATTTCAGGGATCATTTCTCTGCAGTGGACAGAATGATGTCAAACATGAGACATGGTGGTATGATGGAACTGCACAGGAATTTT GATAAAATGGCACTTGATCCAAATGCGCACTCATTCAGTTCTTCCTCAGTGATGACTTATTCCAAGAAGGGTGATGAACCTCCAAAGGTTTTCCAGGCTTCGGCTCAGACACGTGTGGCTCCAGGGGGG attAAAGAAACCAGAAAAGCACTTAAAGATTCTGAAAGTGGGCTCGAAAAATTATCTATTGGTCATCACATTCAGGATCGTGCTCATGTCATTCAGAAGGCAAAGAACAACAAAACTGGTGATGAAGAACTGAATCAAGAATTTGTCAATTTAGATGAAG CTGAAGCCCATGCATTTGATGAACAATGGCAGAAGGAGATTCTGGGGTTCAAGCCCTCAGGAACAAGGCACAATATAGATGCACCAGGACATAGAAGTATCCATCATGTAAGCAAGGAAGATGCAACAAGGAG AGAGAAGACCCACTCAAGGAGAGCCATCGAGGGACCCAGGAGGCCTAAATCTTCTGTGGAGAAGCTCAATATCAAGGGATCACATGTTCCTCTCAAAACCAGCAAAAAATAA
- the MLF1 gene encoding myeloid leukemia factor 1 isoform X3: MFGGLSRVFEEDPFFRDPIAAHNDHMRRFFSEPFGRDPFLAIKDGGEGALDQRRCPDSRIALRDNHKVASFPLMPFGSFGGMAMSFPLIPFGCFGGMNMDFRDHFSAVDRMMSNMRHGGMMELHRNFDKMALDPNAHSFSSSSVMTYSKKGDEPPKVFQASAQTRVAPGGIKETRKALKDSESGLEKLSIGHHIQDRAHVIQKAKNNKTGDEELNQEFVNLDEAEAHAFDEQWQKEILGFKPSGTRHNIDAPGHRSIHHVSKEDATRREKTHSRRAIEGPRRPKSSVEKLNIKGSHVPLKTSKK; this comes from the exons ATGTTCGGGGGGCTGTCCAGAGTCTTCGAGGAGGATCCCTTTTTTCg AGATCCAATTGCTGCACACAATGATCACATGCGTCgtttcttttctgaaccttttgggCGAGATCCATTTCTTGCAATTAAAGATGGAGGAGAAGGCGCTCTAGATCAAAGACGATGTCCTGATTCTCGGATTGCTTTGAGGGACAATCACAAG GTAGCGAGTTTTCCACTTATGCCTTTTGGCAGTTTTGGTGGCATG GCCATGAGTTTTCCCCTTATTCCTTTTGGCTGTTTTGGTGGCATG AACATGGATTTCAGGGATCATTTCTCTGCAGTGGACAGAATGATGTCAAACATGAGACATGGTGGTATGATGGAACTGCACAGGAATTTT GATAAAATGGCACTTGATCCAAATGCGCACTCATTCAGTTCTTCCTCAGTGATGACTTATTCCAAGAAGGGTGATGAACCTCCAAAGGTTTTCCAGGCTTCGGCTCAGACACGTGTGGCTCCAGGGGGG attAAAGAAACCAGAAAAGCACTTAAAGATTCTGAAAGTGGGCTCGAAAAATTATCTATTGGTCATCACATTCAGGATCGTGCTCATGTCATTCAGAAGGCAAAGAACAACAAAACTGGTGATGAAGAACTGAATCAAGAATTTGTCAATTTAGATGAAG CTGAAGCCCATGCATTTGATGAACAATGGCAGAAGGAGATTCTGGGGTTCAAGCCCTCAGGAACAAGGCACAATATAGATGCACCAGGACATAGAAGTATCCATCATGTAAGCAAGGAAGATGCAACAAGGAG AGAGAAGACCCACTCAAGGAGAGCCATCGAGGGACCCAGGAGGCCTAAATCTTCTGTGGAGAAGCTCAATATCAAGGGATCACATGTTCCTCTCAAAACCAGCAAAAAATAA
- the MLF1 gene encoding myeloid leukemia factor 1 isoform X1 has protein sequence MFGGLSRVFEEDPFFRDPIAAHNDHMRRFFSEPFGRDPFLAIKDGGEGALDQRRCPDSRIALRDNHKAMSCSLMPFGCFGGMVASFPLMPFGSFGGMAMSFPLIPFGCFGGMNMDFRDHFSAVDRMMSNMRHGGMMELHRNFDKMALDPNAHSFSSSSVMTYSKKGDEPPKVFQASAQTRVAPGGIKETRKALKDSESGLEKLSIGHHIQDRAHVIQKAKNNKTGDEELNQEFVNLDEAEAHAFDEQWQKEILGFKPSGTRHNIDAPGHRSIHHVSKEDATRREKTHSRRAIEGPRRPKSSVEKLNIKGSHVPLKTSKK, from the exons ATGTTCGGGGGGCTGTCCAGAGTCTTCGAGGAGGATCCCTTTTTTCg AGATCCAATTGCTGCACACAATGATCACATGCGTCgtttcttttctgaaccttttgggCGAGATCCATTTCTTGCAATTAAAGATGGAGGAGAAGGCGCTCTAGATCAAAGACGATGTCCTGATTCTCGGATTGCTTTGAGGGACAATCACAAG GCAATGAGCTGTTCCCTTATGCCTTTTGGCTGTTTTGGTGGCATG GTAGCGAGTTTTCCACTTATGCCTTTTGGCAGTTTTGGTGGCATG GCCATGAGTTTTCCCCTTATTCCTTTTGGCTGTTTTGGTGGCATG AACATGGATTTCAGGGATCATTTCTCTGCAGTGGACAGAATGATGTCAAACATGAGACATGGTGGTATGATGGAACTGCACAGGAATTTT GATAAAATGGCACTTGATCCAAATGCGCACTCATTCAGTTCTTCCTCAGTGATGACTTATTCCAAGAAGGGTGATGAACCTCCAAAGGTTTTCCAGGCTTCGGCTCAGACACGTGTGGCTCCAGGGGGG attAAAGAAACCAGAAAAGCACTTAAAGATTCTGAAAGTGGGCTCGAAAAATTATCTATTGGTCATCACATTCAGGATCGTGCTCATGTCATTCAGAAGGCAAAGAACAACAAAACTGGTGATGAAGAACTGAATCAAGAATTTGTCAATTTAGATGAAG CTGAAGCCCATGCATTTGATGAACAATGGCAGAAGGAGATTCTGGGGTTCAAGCCCTCAGGAACAAGGCACAATATAGATGCACCAGGACATAGAAGTATCCATCATGTAAGCAAGGAAGATGCAACAAGGAG AGAGAAGACCCACTCAAGGAGAGCCATCGAGGGACCCAGGAGGCCTAAATCTTCTGTGGAGAAGCTCAATATCAAGGGATCACATGTTCCTCTCAAAACCAGCAAAAAATAA